In one window of Kitasatospora sp. MMS16-BH015 DNA:
- a CDS encoding helix-turn-helix domain-containing protein, translating into MPGGRLTQQERQQIALGLADSLAYAEIARRLDRPTSTITREVMRNGGPTAYRSDLAHRATERRARRRGAAAVRAGAPTAAGPGQDAAAVAEYEEALGTVFMISGLPRMPARVLACLYMTDAGSLTAAELVTRLQVSPATVSKAIAFLDGLELVRRDRDERRRERYTVDDDLWYQSMIRSARSNAQLVDTARRGVTVLGSDSPAAARLENVARFLDFVSESITRAAEQAREVLYTPKGGAVEE; encoded by the coding sequence ATGCCCGGCGGCAGACTCACCCAGCAGGAACGCCAGCAGATCGCGCTGGGGTTGGCCGACAGCCTCGCGTACGCCGAGATCGCCCGGCGGCTCGACCGGCCGACCTCGACCATCACGCGTGAGGTGATGCGCAACGGCGGCCCGACCGCGTACCGCTCCGACCTCGCCCACCGCGCCACCGAGCGCCGCGCCCGCCGGCGCGGGGCGGCCGCCGTCCGGGCCGGGGCACCGACGGCGGCCGGGCCGGGGCAGGACGCCGCGGCGGTGGCCGAGTACGAAGAGGCGTTGGGCACCGTCTTCATGATCTCGGGCCTGCCGCGGATGCCGGCCCGCGTGCTGGCCTGCCTCTACATGACCGACGCGGGCAGCCTCACCGCCGCCGAACTGGTCACCCGCCTCCAGGTGAGCCCGGCGACGGTCTCCAAGGCGATCGCCTTCCTGGACGGCCTGGAGCTGGTGCGCCGAGACCGCGACGAGCGCCGCCGCGAGCGGTACACCGTGGACGACGACCTCTGGTACCAGTCGATGATCCGCAGCGCCCGCTCGAACGCCCAACTCGTCGACACCGCCCGCCGGGGCGTCACCGTGCTCGGCAGTGACAGCCCGGCCGCTGCGCGGCTGGAGAACGTCGCCCGTTTCCTGGACTTCGTCTCGGAGAGCATCACGCGGGCGGCGGAGCAGGCGCGGGAGGTCCTCTACACCCCGAAGGGCGGGGCGGTGGAGGAGTGA
- a CDS encoding DUF4097 family beta strand repeat-containing protein, with the protein MQKFETPAPINAVLDIPAGRIQLIAAHRTDTTVEVRPADPGKSRDVRTAEEAVVSYADGVLRIHTTPPKSQLRGPGALEVTVQLPAGSRIEARTEACELRGVGRLGDVAFEGAYRQIKLDETADLRLTATDGDIRIGRIGGHATVTTARGDITVTEAQRGTVDLRTQAGSITVGAAPGVSATLDAATAHGRISNALRNDGTVTLDIRATTSYGDITAASR; encoded by the coding sequence ATGCAGAAGTTCGAGACCCCCGCCCCGATCAACGCCGTCCTGGACATCCCCGCCGGCCGCATCCAGCTCATCGCCGCCCACCGCACCGACACCACCGTCGAGGTCCGCCCGGCCGACCCGGGCAAGAGCCGCGACGTCCGCACCGCCGAGGAGGCCGTGGTCAGCTACGCCGACGGCGTGCTGCGGATCCACACCACCCCGCCGAAGAGCCAGCTGCGCGGCCCCGGCGCCCTGGAGGTCACCGTCCAGCTCCCGGCCGGCTCCCGCATCGAGGCGCGGACCGAGGCCTGCGAACTGCGCGGGGTCGGTCGCCTCGGCGACGTCGCCTTCGAGGGCGCCTACCGGCAGATCAAGCTGGACGAGACCGCCGACCTGCGGCTGACCGCCACCGACGGCGACATCCGGATCGGCCGGATCGGCGGCCACGCCACCGTCACCACCGCCCGCGGCGACATCACCGTCACCGAGGCGCAGCGCGGCACCGTCGACCTGCGCACCCAGGCCGGCAGCATCACCGTCGGCGCCGCCCCCGGCGTCTCCGCCACCCTGGACGCCGCCACCGCCCACGGCCGGATCTCCAACGCCCTGCGCAACGACGGCACCGTCACCCTGGACATCCGCGCCACCACCTCGTACGGCGACATCACCGCCGCCAGCCGCTGA
- a CDS encoding KUP/HAK/KT family potassium transporter — MAVGGSLLLVVDLLFVAANATKLLHGAWLPLLIGLTTFTVMTTWQRGREIVTAKRAHNEGPLRQFVDRLHSGEVPAVRVPGTALFLNRGDQTAPLAMRANVEHNHVRHDQVVILSIETDTVPRVPTDRRVLVDDLGYAEDGIIHVTARFGYMETPDVPGTLALLAPADTEGPVDLDQASYFLSTIELRRGKQPTMAPWRKRLFIATSYITADAAEYFSLPRDRTVIMGSHIEV, encoded by the coding sequence ATCGCCGTCGGCGGTAGCCTGCTGCTGGTGGTCGACCTGCTGTTCGTCGCCGCCAACGCCACCAAGCTGCTGCACGGCGCCTGGCTGCCGCTGCTGATCGGCCTCACCACCTTCACCGTGATGACCACCTGGCAGCGCGGCCGGGAGATCGTCACTGCCAAGCGGGCCCACAACGAGGGGCCGCTGCGCCAGTTCGTCGACCGCCTGCACAGCGGCGAGGTGCCGGCCGTCCGCGTCCCCGGCACCGCCCTCTTCCTCAACCGGGGCGACCAGACCGCGCCGCTGGCCATGCGGGCCAACGTGGAGCACAACCACGTCCGCCACGACCAGGTGGTCATCCTCTCGATCGAGACCGACACCGTGCCCCGGGTGCCCACCGACCGCCGCGTCCTGGTCGACGACCTCGGCTACGCGGAGGACGGCATCATCCACGTCACCGCCCGCTTCGGCTACATGGAGACCCCGGACGTGCCCGGCACCCTCGCCCTGCTCGCCCCCGCCGACACCGAGGGCCCGGTCGACCTCGACCAGGCCTCCTACTTCCTCTCCACGATCGAACTCCGCCGCGGCAAGCAGCCCACCATGGCCCCCTGGCGCAAGCGCCTCTTCATCGCCACCTCCTACATCACGGCCGACGCCGCCGAGTACTTCAGCCTCCCCCGCGACCGCACCGTCATCATGGGCTCCCACATCGAGGTCTGA
- a CDS encoding helix-turn-helix transcriptional regulator — protein MNTAREAFVTTDRDEALLRLSALYNARHLSATQGDRFGVSMTQTQLAGIALVKAEWTGSFTLEVGPVGTHLISATATGGYHITCRPRSAGHTTAPGTVHLIADPDEPLTVRLRDRALVCAVDVRPEVLRRHAEALLGTDLRGIWRPLDLAPTGPAAATLGALIISASGDSDRPGALVTHHLLRPLLAESLLTALLLATDHPWREHLDRPAPRPRSRSIQQAADALQADPAHPWTVAELAALVGLSARALQQGFRSQYLTTPTAYLRRVRLAQAHRDLCAAEPGLSTVEVVARRWGFRHLPRFAGYYHRQYGVHPHTTLQARREDPAGTD, from the coding sequence TTGAACACCGCACGCGAGGCGTTCGTGACCACCGACCGCGACGAGGCCCTGCTCCGGCTCTCGGCGCTGTACAACGCCCGGCACCTGTCGGCGACCCAGGGCGACCGGTTCGGGGTCTCGATGACCCAGACACAGCTGGCCGGCATAGCCCTGGTCAAGGCCGAGTGGACGGGGTCCTTCACGCTGGAGGTCGGGCCGGTCGGCACCCACCTGATCAGCGCCACCGCCACCGGCGGCTACCACATCACCTGCCGGCCCCGCTCCGCCGGGCACACCACCGCGCCCGGCACGGTCCACCTGATCGCCGACCCGGACGAGCCGCTCACCGTGCGGCTCCGCGACCGGGCGCTGGTCTGCGCCGTGGACGTGCGGCCCGAGGTGCTCCGGCGGCACGCCGAGGCGCTGCTCGGCACCGACCTGCGCGGCATCTGGCGCCCGCTCGACCTGGCCCCGACCGGGCCAGCCGCCGCCACCCTGGGCGCCCTGATCATCAGCGCGAGCGGGGACTCCGACCGGCCCGGCGCCCTGGTCACCCACCACCTGCTCCGGCCGCTGCTCGCCGAGAGCCTGCTCACCGCACTGCTGCTGGCCACCGACCACCCCTGGCGCGAACACCTGGACCGCCCCGCGCCCCGGCCGAGGTCCCGCAGCATCCAGCAGGCGGCGGACGCCCTGCAGGCCGACCCGGCGCACCCATGGACGGTGGCCGAACTCGCCGCCCTGGTCGGCCTCTCGGCCCGGGCCCTCCAGCAGGGCTTCCGCAGCCAGTACCTCACCACCCCCACCGCCTACCTGCGCCGGGTCCGGCTGGCCCAGGCCCACCGTGACCTGTGCGCGGCGGAGCCGGGCCTGTCCACCGTGGAGGTGGTCGCCCGCCGCTGGGGCTTCCGCCACCTGCCGCGCTTCGCCGGCTACTACCACCGCCAGTACGGCGTCCACCCGCACACCACCCTGCAGGCCCGGCGCGAGGACCCGGCCGGCACCGACTGA
- a CDS encoding alpha/beta fold hydrolase has translation MSESARQSTEVLLVDGRPVEYRVTGSGDAPTTVFAHGLADTMKQLTGFGEHVEGRQVFFSFGGHGRSVAAPGPLRYGVLSSELLAVSERTGADQAVGMSMGAGTILRVLVEQPTRFRRAVLMLLPTITGRGTDEPFLWFADLAELVEKGDSQGIVDMLLRICPPMPPAESAVWRAQRAAFLIEEGYAPRLREVGALYPVQRLEDLGRIRTPVQIICHENDLAHSVTIGKELAGLLPHCELHVLPERSIFAPDGRSVAAGLIGEFLARP, from the coding sequence ATGAGCGAGTCAGCCCGGCAGTCCACCGAAGTCCTCTTGGTGGACGGCAGGCCGGTCGAGTACAGGGTCACCGGCAGCGGCGACGCGCCCACCACGGTCTTCGCACACGGGCTGGCCGACACCATGAAGCAGCTCACCGGCTTCGGCGAGCACGTGGAGGGCCGTCAGGTCTTCTTCAGCTTCGGCGGCCACGGCCGCTCCGTGGCGGCGCCCGGCCCCCTGCGCTACGGCGTACTGAGCAGCGAACTGCTCGCCGTGAGCGAGCGGACCGGGGCCGACCAGGCGGTCGGGATGTCGATGGGCGCGGGAACCATCCTGCGGGTGTTGGTCGAGCAGCCGACCCGGTTCCGCAGGGCCGTGCTGATGCTGCTGCCCACCATCACCGGGCGCGGCACGGACGAGCCCTTCCTGTGGTTCGCCGATCTGGCCGAGCTGGTGGAGAAGGGCGACAGCCAAGGCATCGTCGACATGCTGCTGAGGATCTGCCCGCCGATGCCGCCGGCGGAGAGCGCCGTCTGGCGGGCGCAGCGCGCGGCCTTCCTGATCGAGGAGGGCTACGCACCGCGGCTGCGTGAGGTCGGGGCGCTCTACCCCGTGCAGCGGTTGGAGGACCTGGGTCGGATCCGGACACCGGTGCAGATCATCTGCCACGAGAACGACCTCGCGCACAGCGTCACGATCGGCAAGGAGCTGGCCGGTCTGCTGCCGCACTGCGAGCTGCACGTGCTGCCGGAGCGCTCGATCTTCGCCCCCGACGGTCGGTCGGTGGCCGCCGGGCTGATCGGCGAGTTCCTGGCCCGTCCCTGA
- a CDS encoding geranyl diphosphate 2-C-methyltransferase: MSTQDTRTTRYQDSIAAYWNAEKNPVNLLLGDVDGLYHHHYGIGDPDWSVLDTPAEGRDEAVIKELHRLEQAQADLLAHHLGPLLPGDKVFDAGCGRGGGSIVANLHYGCSADGVTLSSEQAAFANEQARKRGVDDKVRYHVKNMLDTGLETGAYAASWNNESTMYVELGLLFAEHARLLRRGGRYVTITGCYNDAYGLPSRAVSLINAHYICDIHPRSTYFRELAANRLVPNTVIDLTAATIPYWEMRAKSSLVTGIEDAFLDAYKGGSFQYLLIAADRV, encoded by the coding sequence ATGTCGACCCAGGACACCCGCACCACCCGGTACCAGGACTCCATCGCCGCGTACTGGAACGCCGAGAAGAACCCCGTGAACCTGCTGCTCGGCGACGTGGACGGCCTCTACCACCACCACTACGGCATCGGCGACCCCGACTGGTCCGTCCTGGACACCCCGGCCGAAGGACGGGACGAGGCCGTGATCAAGGAGCTGCACCGCCTGGAGCAGGCCCAGGCCGACCTGCTGGCCCACCACCTGGGCCCACTGCTGCCCGGTGACAAGGTGTTCGACGCCGGCTGCGGGCGCGGCGGCGGCTCGATCGTCGCCAACCTCCACTACGGCTGCTCCGCCGACGGCGTCACCCTCTCCTCCGAGCAGGCCGCCTTCGCCAACGAGCAGGCCCGCAAGCGCGGGGTGGACGACAAGGTCCGCTACCACGTCAAGAACATGCTCGACACCGGCCTCGAGACCGGCGCCTACGCCGCCTCCTGGAACAACGAATCCACCATGTACGTCGAACTCGGCCTGCTCTTCGCCGAACACGCCCGCCTGCTGCGCCGGGGCGGACGGTACGTCACCATCACCGGCTGCTACAACGACGCCTACGGCCTGCCCTCCCGCGCCGTCTCACTGATCAACGCCCACTACATCTGCGACATCCACCCCCGCAGCACCTACTTCCGCGAGCTCGCGGCCAACCGCCTGGTGCCCAACACCGTCATCGACCTGACCGCCGCGACCATCCCGTACTGGGAGATGCGCGCCAAGTCCTCCCTGGTCACCGGCATCGAGGACGCCTTCCTCGACGCCTACAAGGGCGGCAGCTTCCAGTACCTGCTCATCGCCGCCGACCGCGTCTGA